GAGAGGTGGCCCGCGAAGCGGGTCGGTGAGGGGCTAGCAGGTTGCGAAGCGTTGAGCCCCCCTCACCCCACCCCTCTCCCCACCGGGGAGAGGGAGAGGCCACGCCCCCGCGAGCAAGCATTGCGGACACATCGGCACGCCGATTGCCTCGCCTGGCGCCAGCACGCATCCTTTCTCGCCCACCGGATAGCCCGCCCATGACCACCGCCGCCGACCGCATCCGCGCCCTGCCGATCTGGCGCTCCCGCGTCGAGCCGCAACCGCTCGGCGGGGGCATCACCAACACCAATTTCGTGGTGGAGGATGAGGGAGCAAAATTCGTCGTGCGGCTCGGCGACGACATTCCCCGCCACAATGTCATGCGCTTCAACGAGCTCGCCGCCGCCCGCGCGGCGGAGGCGGCGGGCATCTCCCCTCGCCTGCGCCATGCCGAGCCGGGGCTGCTGGTCATCGACTTCATCGAAGGCCGCACCTATGGCGAGGCCGATGTGCGGGCCAACCTGCCGCGCGTGGTCGAGCTGGTGCGCCGGGCGCATGTCGAGGTCACCCGCCACCTGCGCGGGCCGGCACTCGCCTTCTGGACCTTCCATGTGCTGCGCTCCTATCTCCACGCGCTGCGCGACGGTGACCACCGGCTGAAGCACGACCTGCCCAGCTATGCGGCGCTGGCCGCGCGGGTGGAGGCGCTGGTCGGGCCGAGCGAGATCGTGTTCGGCCATAACGACCTGTTGCCGGCCAATTTCATCGACGACGGCGCGCGGCTCTGGCTGATCGACTGGGACTATGGCGGCTTCAACACGCCGCTGTTCGACCTCGGCGGCCTCGCCTCGAACAATGGCTTCGACGCCGCCCAGCGGGCGGAAATGCTCGGTCTCTATTACGACCGCGCGCCGGATGATCCGCTGATCCTGAAATTGCAGGCCATGCTGGTCGCCTCGCTGCTGCGCGAGGCGCTCTGGAGCATGGTCTCGGAGATGCACTCGACCATTGATTTCGACTACCGCGCCTATACGGCCGAAAACCTCGCCCGCCTCGCCGCCGCCGTCGCCGAACTGCAGGCACTGGGAGGCTAGTCCCTCAGCCCCCGCGCGAGCGCCGCGAAGACGCGCTCGTCCAGCGTCTGCGCCACGTTGAAGCGCAGGAAGCCGCTCGCGGTCTGGCCCCGGCTGAACGCATTGCCGGGCGCGAGCACCACGCCTTCCTTGAGGCAGGCGCGGGCAAGGCTCGCCGCGTCGCGCCCCTCCGGCAGCCGGCACCAGAGGAACATGCCGGCGCGCGGCACGAGCCAGGGCGTGATGCCGAGCGGTTCCAGCCTGTCGATGGTCCGCGCCATCGCGACGGCGAGCCGGGCGCGCACGCTCTCCATATGCTTGCGGTAGCCGCCATCGGTGAGGGCGGCGAGCAGGATTTCCGAGGCCAGCCGTCCGCCGCCGAAGCTGGTGGCGATCTTCAGATCCGCCAGCGCGTCGATGAAATCCGGCCGCGCGGCGATGTAGCCGCAGCGCACCGAGGCCGAGAGCGTCTTGGAAAAGCTGCCGATGTGGATCACCCGCGCGAGGCCATCAAAGGCGGCGAGGCGCGGCGCCGGCGTCGGCTCGAAATCGGCGAAGATGTCGTCCTCGACGATGAGGAGGTCCGCCCGCTCGGCAAGCTTCAGCACCCGGTGCGCGACGACGGGGGAGAGCACGGCGCCGGTCGGGTTGTGGATCGCCGAATTGGTGATGTAGAGGCGCGGCGCATGGGTGGCGAGCGCCTGCTCGAACGCCTCCACATCCGGCCCCGTAGGCGTGTAGGGCACGCCCACCACGTTCACCCGATGCGCCGCCAGCAGCGCGTGGAAGTTGAAATAGCAGGGATCGTCCACCAGCACCGTGGCGCCCGGCTCCAGCAGAAGCCGGCCGATCAGGTCGATGGCCTGCGTGCCGGACTCGGTGAGCAGGATCTGCTCCGGCCCCGCCTCGATGCCACTGACCGCCAGCCGGCGGGCCAGCACCTCGCGCAGCGCCAATAGGCCGAGCGGCGTGGCGTAGTCGGTCAGCGTCGCCGCCTGCGCGCGGGCAAGGCTCCGCAAGGCGCGCCGCAGCCCGGCCTCATGCATCCACGACGCCGGCAGCCAGCCGCAGCCGGGCTTGAGCACCTCCTCGCCAGCCTCCAGCGACTGGCGGGAAATCCAGAGCGGATCGACCTCGCGCTCGCGCGGCGGGCCGGGTATCGCCAGCATCGCGGGGGCCGCCACGCCCGTCACATAAAAGCCCGAGCCGGGCCGCGCCTGAATGACGCCTTCGGCGGCGAGCCGCTCATAGGCTTCGACCACCGTGGACACGGAGACCTTCATCGCCCGTGCCTGCGCCCGCACCGAGGGGAGCTTCGCCCCGGCGGCAAGGCCGCGCGGCCCGATCCGCCCGCGCAAAGCCGCCATCACCGCCTCGATCCGCGTCGCCATCCGTACCGCCTTCAACACCCATACAGTTCTTGCCAACTGTACGGGACCGTCTCTGGAGCGTCCACGCCGCGCGGCGCATGACGCTCCGAGGCCAGGGAGCGAATGATGACCGTGAGCGCAAGCGTCGGGACGAGGGACAAGACGGGCGGCTGGATCAGCGGCTTCACCGGCATGGTGATCTTCTCCGGCTCGCTGCCGGCGACGCGCGCCGCCGTGCTCGCCTTCGATCCCGTCTTCCTCACCACCGCGCGGGCGAGCATCGCCGGGCTGCTCGGGCTGGCGCTGCTGATCCTGCTGCGCGAGCGCCGGCCGGCGCGGGCGGATATCGTGCCGCTGCTGGTCGTCGCGCTCGGCGTGGTCGTCGGCTTCCCGCTGCTCACCGCGCTGGCGCTGCAGCACATCACCTCCGCCCATTCCGTCGTCTTCATCGGCCTGCTGCCGCTCTCCACCGCTTTGTTCGGCGTGCTGCGCGGGGGCGAGCGGCCGCGCCCGGCCTTCTGGGTATTCTCGCTCTTCGGCAGCGCGCTGGTGGTCGGCTTCGCCCTGCGCGAGGGCGTTGGCGCCGCGCCGCTGGGGGATGCGCTGATGCTGGCGGCGATCATTGTCTGCGGTCTCGGCTATGCGGAAGGCGCCCGCCTCTCGCGCCGACTCGGCGGCTGGCAGGTCATTTCCTGGGCGCTGGTCCTGTCGCTACCGCTGATGCTGGTGCTGACCGCGCTGATGTGGCCGGCCTCGTTCGCGCAGGTGCCGGTGAGCGCCTGGGCGGGGCTCGCTTATGTTTCGCTGTTTTCCATGCTGATCGGCTTCATCTTCTGGTATCGCGGCCTCGCGCGCGGCGGCATCGCCGCGGTCGGCCAGTTGCAGCTGCTCCAGCCCTTCTTTGGCCTTGCTCTGGCCGGGCTGCTGCTCGGCGAGGCGGTGAACGCCACCATGCTGGCGGTGACGCTCGGCATCGTCGCCTGCGTCGCCGGCGCCCGGCGCTTCGCCGGCTCCGCCACGCCGCGCGCCGCGCCCGTTCCGGCGCGTTGAAGTGTTCGGCTGGAAGTCGTGCGAGTGAGCGCGTCTGCTATCCAGGGTGGTGCAGCCGCGCAACACTCGACGGCTTCTTGGTGGGTAGGGTTCCCCAGGGAAGTTTTCCCCTCTTGATGCCTGCGGGCATATTGGTACCGTTCAAATCTTGCTGGATGTTACGGCAAGAGGACTCTTCCTCTAGGGCACTGGGGTGCTCTGGCGGCAGGGCGGGTTGGCCGGCCACGCCGGTCTAGGTACTCACCTGCCAGAAAAAGGCGGGGAGCGGGGGGTGCAATGTCCAAGTTCGATTTCCGGAGGACGCTGTTCGCGTCCACCGCGCTGATTGCTTGCTCTCTGTCGAGCGCAGCTGCTTTCGCCAATGGCTATGACACTCTGTACGTCAGCGCCCCCCCACCGGGCCTGAGCGAGACGCTCAGCGCGACGGAAACCTTCTATGCTGCCTATATCGGTATCGCCGATGGCGAGAGCGGCACGCTGACCATCGCTCCGGGCGTGACGATGACGACGCTCGGCCTCGTCGGCTTCATCTCCGATCCCTATGGCGGCATCATCGGCCAGGACCAGGGCTCGACCGGCACGGTCATCATCAGCGGCACGGGCTCCACCTGGACCGACGAGAGCGACTACGTCATCGTCGGCCAGTCGGGCACCGGCACGCTGCAACTCTCAAGCGGCGGGACGTTGAATACCAACAACGTCACGATCGGTGAGTACGAGACCGGCAATGGTACCGTCACGATAGACGGCGTGGGCACCACCTGGGACAATCTGTACACGACGAATATCGGCCCACGCGGTACGGGCAGCGTCACCGTTTCCGGCGGAGCTGTTGTCACCAATGGCGAGACCCTGAATATCGGCGGGCGTGGCTTTCTATCCCGGGCACCGGCACCGCTGTCGGGCACGGGCTCACTGACCGTCACCGGCACCGGCACGACCTGGTACAATACGGGCGGCGTCAATGTGGGGCGCGGCGATGAGTCGACCGGCTCCCTCACCGTCGAGAACGGCGCCAGTTTCCAGACCTATGACGGCAGCATCTATGCCGGCCTTGGCGCGACGATCACCGTCACCGGGCCGGGCACCACCATGCTGCTCGGCACCCGCAACACGACGCCTCCGGTGGACTGGGACGCGGCCGCCGGCTATTTCAGCCCGGATGACGGCGCGACCTCGGTCATCAGCAATGGCGCCACGCTGAACGCCGACGCGACCTATATCGGTGGCGCGGGCACGGCGGCGGTCACCACCCTCACCGTCACCGGCGCCGGCACGACGTGGCACAACTGGCTGAACATCTATGTCGGCGGCACCGGCAATGGCGATGGCGGTTATGGCGCGGCGACCGTGTCGGACGGCGCCGTGGCCACCGCCTATACGGCTGGCGTTGGCGTGGATGCCGGCTCAGTCGGCACGCTGCTGCTGACGGGCCAGGGGACGCTGTTCCAAGTGCTCTCCCGCGACGGATTCTCCGGCAATTTCCGGGTCGGCTATGAGGGCAACGGCACCGTCACCGTTCAGAACGGCGCGACGCTGACCGCGGCGAATCTGGTGCATATCGCCAATGAGGTCGGCTCCGTCGGCGTGCTCAATATCGGCGCCGCCGAAGGCGAGGCGCCGGTCGCGCCGGGCACGGTGCTCGGCACCAATGGCGTGTTCTTCGGCAGTGGCGACGCCACGCTGGTGTTTAACCACACCAGCACTGGCCTTACCTTCAACAATGAACTGTCCGGCACGGGCGGCGCGATCCGCCACCTCGCCGGCGTCACCAATTTCACCGTCGATTCCCCGGACTTCGAGGGCACGCTGGATGTGATCGGCGGCACGGTGAAGCTGAACGCATCCATCCCGGATCTCGCCGTCACGGTCGGCGCCGGCGGTACGCTGGGCGGCAACACCACGATCGCCTCCCTCTCCGTCGAGGCGGGCGGCACGGTGACGCCGGGCAACTCCATCGGCACCCTGGTCGTCACCGGCGACGTGACTTTCGCGCCGGGCTCGATCTATGTCGTGGAGCTGGACGGCGCCGGCAATAGCGACCTCATCACCGCCTCCGGCCAGGCCTTCCTGAACGGGGCGACGGTGAACCTCGTCGCGCTGGACCCGCAGGCGAGCTACAAGTCCGCGCAGGTCTACACCATCGTCGCCGCGACCGGCGGCGTGGTCGGGGCCTTCGGCGCGGTGACCACGGATTCGCTGTTCCTGACGGTGGACGTGAACGACCTCGCCAACGGCATCAATGTGGTGATCTCGGCCTCCGACAACGCCTTCACCAGCGTCGCGGTGACGCCGAACCAGATCGCCACTTCGGCGGCGCTGGGTACGCTGCCGCAGACGGGGGCGTCGCTCGCGCTGTACAACTCGGTGCTGTTCCTCACCTCGGCCAGCGAGGCGCAGTGGGCCTATGACCAGCTCTCCGGCGAGGTGCATGCCTCGACGCAGAGCCTGTTCATGGAACAGTCCTCGCTCATTCGCGGCGCGCTGAATGATCGCCTGCGGGCGGCGCAGGGCGGCGTCGGGGCGTCGGCTGGCACGGTGGTCAATGTGGTCGAGACGTCCTCGGGGGCGCTAGCCTATGCCGCGCCCTCGCCCGTCAAGGTGGCGGCGGATCTCAGCATCCCCGTGAAGGCGGCGCCCGCCGTCGCGCCGGTGGAACGCTTCGCTTTGTGGTCGACCGCCTTCGGCAATTGGGGCGACATGGACGGCAACTCGAATGCCGCCGGCGTCTCCGATTCCACCGGCGGCTTCCTGATCGGCGCCGATACGCTGGTCGGCGACGGCTGGCGCCTCGGCGTGGCCGGTGGCTACAGCTACACCGATTTCTCGATCTCGGGCCGCAACTCCTCCGGCTCGAGCGACAACTGGCATATCGGCCTTTACGGCGGCAACGAATGGGGCCCGCTCGCGCTGCGCACCGGCCTAGCCTATACGTGGCAGGACATCTCGACCAACCGTAGCGTCGCCTTCACCGGCTACACGGACAGCCTGTCGGCCGATTATGACGCCGGCACGGTGCAGGCCTTCGGCGAACTCGGCTACCGCATCGACGCGGCCGGCATCGCCTTCGAGCCCTTCGCCAACCTCTCCTATGTCAGCCTGCACCAGGACGGCTACAGGGAAGAGGGCGGCGCGGCGGCCTTGACGGGCGATTCCCAGACCATGGACACGACCTTCACCACGCTGGGCGTGCGCCTTGCCAAGGAGATCGCCTTCGGCTCGACGGCGGCGACGCTGCGCGGCGCGCTGGGCTGGCGCCATGCCTTCGGCGACATCGACCCGACGGTGACGCAGGCCTTTGCGGGCTCGGACGCCTTCACCGTCACCGGCGCGCCGATCGCCGAGGACGCGGCGGTGGTCGAGGCCGGGCTCGACGTGCTGATCAGCGCCACCGCCACGCTGGGCATCGCCTATACCGGCCAGTATGGCGACGGGGTCAGCGAGAACGGTTTCAATGCGCGGCTGAGCGTCAGGTTCTGAGCATACGGTTCTGAGGCGGGGGAAGACGTC
Above is a window of Ancylobacter sp. WKF20 DNA encoding:
- a CDS encoding choline kinase family protein, giving the protein MTTAADRIRALPIWRSRVEPQPLGGGITNTNFVVEDEGAKFVVRLGDDIPRHNVMRFNELAAARAAEAAGISPRLRHAEPGLLVIDFIEGRTYGEADVRANLPRVVELVRRAHVEVTRHLRGPALAFWTFHVLRSYLHALRDGDHRLKHDLPSYAALAARVEALVGPSEIVFGHNDLLPANFIDDGARLWLIDWDYGGFNTPLFDLGGLASNNGFDAAQRAEMLGLYYDRAPDDPLILKLQAMLVASLLREALWSMVSEMHSTIDFDYRAYTAENLARLAAAVAELQALGG
- a CDS encoding PLP-dependent aminotransferase family protein, giving the protein MATRIEAVMAALRGRIGPRGLAAGAKLPSVRAQARAMKVSVSTVVEAYERLAAEGVIQARPGSGFYVTGVAAPAMLAIPGPPREREVDPLWISRQSLEAGEEVLKPGCGWLPASWMHEAGLRRALRSLARAQAATLTDYATPLGLLALREVLARRLAVSGIEAGPEQILLTESGTQAIDLIGRLLLEPGATVLVDDPCYFNFHALLAAHRVNVVGVPYTPTGPDVEAFEQALATHAPRLYITNSAIHNPTGAVLSPVVAHRVLKLAERADLLIVEDDIFADFEPTPAPRLAAFDGLARVIHIGSFSKTLSASVRCGYIAARPDFIDALADLKIATSFGGGRLASEILLAALTDGGYRKHMESVRARLAVAMARTIDRLEPLGITPWLVPRAGMFLWCRLPEGRDAASLARACLKEGVVLAPGNAFSRGQTASGFLRFNVAQTLDERVFAALARGLRD
- a CDS encoding DMT family transporter → MVIFSGSLPATRAAVLAFDPVFLTTARASIAGLLGLALLILLRERRPARADIVPLLVVALGVVVGFPLLTALALQHITSAHSVVFIGLLPLSTALFGVLRGGERPRPAFWVFSLFGSALVVGFALREGVGAAPLGDALMLAAIIVCGLGYAEGARLSRRLGGWQVISWALVLSLPLMLVLTALMWPASFAQVPVSAWAGLAYVSLFSMLIGFIFWYRGLARGGIAAVGQLQLLQPFFGLALAGLLLGEAVNATMLAVTLGIVACVAGARRFAGSATPRAAPVPAR
- a CDS encoding autotransporter domain-containing protein, with the translated sequence MSKFDFRRTLFASTALIACSLSSAAAFANGYDTLYVSAPPPGLSETLSATETFYAAYIGIADGESGTLTIAPGVTMTTLGLVGFISDPYGGIIGQDQGSTGTVIISGTGSTWTDESDYVIVGQSGTGTLQLSSGGTLNTNNVTIGEYETGNGTVTIDGVGTTWDNLYTTNIGPRGTGSVTVSGGAVVTNGETLNIGGRGFLSRAPAPLSGTGSLTVTGTGTTWYNTGGVNVGRGDESTGSLTVENGASFQTYDGSIYAGLGATITVTGPGTTMLLGTRNTTPPVDWDAAAGYFSPDDGATSVISNGATLNADATYIGGAGTAAVTTLTVTGAGTTWHNWLNIYVGGTGNGDGGYGAATVSDGAVATAYTAGVGVDAGSVGTLLLTGQGTLFQVLSRDGFSGNFRVGYEGNGTVTVQNGATLTAANLVHIANEVGSVGVLNIGAAEGEAPVAPGTVLGTNGVFFGSGDATLVFNHTSTGLTFNNELSGTGGAIRHLAGVTNFTVDSPDFEGTLDVIGGTVKLNASIPDLAVTVGAGGTLGGNTTIASLSVEAGGTVTPGNSIGTLVVTGDVTFAPGSIYVVELDGAGNSDLITASGQAFLNGATVNLVALDPQASYKSAQVYTIVAATGGVVGAFGAVTTDSLFLTVDVNDLANGINVVISASDNAFTSVAVTPNQIATSAALGTLPQTGASLALYNSVLFLTSASEAQWAYDQLSGEVHASTQSLFMEQSSLIRGALNDRLRAAQGGVGASAGTVVNVVETSSGALAYAAPSPVKVAADLSIPVKAAPAVAPVERFALWSTAFGNWGDMDGNSNAAGVSDSTGGFLIGADTLVGDGWRLGVAGGYSYTDFSISGRNSSGSSDNWHIGLYGGNEWGPLALRTGLAYTWQDISTNRSVAFTGYTDSLSADYDAGTVQAFGELGYRIDAAGIAFEPFANLSYVSLHQDGYREEGGAAALTGDSQTMDTTFTTLGVRLAKEIAFGSTAATLRGALGWRHAFGDIDPTVTQAFAGSDAFTVTGAPIAEDAAVVEAGLDVLISATATLGIAYTGQYGDGVSENGFNARLSVRF